A single Drechmeria coniospora strain ARSEF 6962 chromosome 03, whole genome shotgun sequence DNA region contains:
- a CDS encoding exportin-1, with amino-acid sequence MAVSIEELDTTVRAFYESRGEQQKAAQAVLNQFKEDPDAWLMVDKILSDAQYPQTKYLGLQVLDNVISTRWKVLPRDQCQGIRNFIVQFIIQCSNSEEALQSNKTLLNKLNIVLISVLKQEWPHNWPTFINEIISSCHANLSICENNMIILRLLSEEVFDYSAEQMTSTKTRNLKQTMCAEFSQIFQLCQEVLTTAEQPSLVKATLETLLRFCNWIPLGYIFETPLIETLRTRFLRVAEFRNITLQCLTEIGGLQTGGAGQTGSYDEQLIKMFTEVLTTIADIIPVSLDLKTTYPSSNSKDQEFVQNLALFLCNFFGSHLNLIENLPNRDYLLHGHYYLIRISQIDDREIFKICLDYWLKLVQELYEEMQQLPITDLNPLMAVGGGMSGSGAPNPTLLMNYPLRKHKYNEVLSNLRVVMIERMVRPEEVLIVENDEGEIVREFVKESDTVQLYKTIRECLVYLTHLDVVDTENIMTEKLARQVDGSEWSWHNCNVLCWAIGSISLAMNEETEKRFLVTVIKDLLGLTEMKRGKDNKAVVASNIMYIVGQYPRFLKAHWKFLKTVVNKLFEFMHESHEGVQDMACDTFIKIARQCRRHFVALQPSEQEPFIEEIVRNMGKITCDLTPQQVHTFYEACGYMVAAQGNKHQQERLLADLMNIPNAAWDEIIKQATVNPSILQDSETIKVIGNIMKTNVSACTSVGSYFYPQIGRIYHDMLQMYRATSTLISEAVGRDGELATKMPKVRGLRTIKKEILKLIETYVEKAEDLAAVRAQMVPPLLDSVLVDYNRNVPGARDAEVLKAMSTIITKLSALMEDQVPTIMENVFECTLDMINKDFSEFPEHRVEFFNLLRAINLHCFPALLKLDNNQFKFVIDSCSWAFKHDNRDVEAAGLNMCLELINNVADKTDVATANAFFQRFFTTILQDVLFVVTDSDHKAGFKTQSMLLMKLFYFIHPADGMQPKIQGPIYMPDQAQAGTSNKEFLGNSVATLLRNAFPNLQPTQVSSFVEGLFNFNTQYDKFRLNLRDFLISLKEFAGDNAELFIVEKEQQELDAKTADMERRQKVGGLLKPSELDDDEL; translated from the exons ATGGCTGTCTCaatcgaggagctcgacacCACGGTTCGCGCCTTTTACGAGAGCCGTGGAGAGCAG CAAAAGGCTGCCCAAGCAGTCCTGAACCAG TTCAAAGAGGACCCCGATGCATGGCTCATGGTGGACAAGATCCTATCCGACGCTCAATATCCCCAGACAAAGT ACTTGGGTCTGCAGGTCCTCGACAATGTCATCTCGACAAGATGGAAGGTTTTGCCAAGAGATCAGTGCCAAG GCATTCGAAACTTCATCGTTCAGTTCATCATCCAGTGCTCCAACTCAGAAGAGGCGTTGCAAAGCAACAAGACCTTGCTCAACAAGCTCAACATCGTTCTCATCTCCGTTCTCAAGCAGGAGTGGCCCCATAACTGGCCCACCTTCATCAACGAGATCATCTCGTCCTGCCACGCGAACCTCTCCATTTGCGAAAACAACATGATCATCCTGCGTTTGCTGTCCGAGGAAGTCTTCGACTACTCCGCCGAGCAGATGACGTCCACCAAGACGAGAAACCTGAAGCAGACCATGTGTGCCGAGTTCTCCCAAATCTTTCAGCTCTGCCAGGAGGTCCTCACGACCGCCGAGCAGCCCAGCTTGGTCAAGGCCACGCTCGAAACCCTGCTGCGATTCTGCAACTGGATCCCCCTCGGTTACATCTTCGAGACGCCGCTGATAGAGACCCTGCGAACTCGCTTCCTGCGCGTGGCCGAGTTCCGGAACATCACCCTCCAGTGCCTGACCGAGATTGGTGGCCTTCAGACCGGAGGCGCCGGTCAGACCGGCTCGTACGATGAGCAGCTGATCAAGATGTTCACCGAGGTGCTCACGACCATTGCTGACATCATTCCCGTCTCGCTTGATCTGAAGACGACATACCCCAGCAGCAACTCGAAGGACCAGGAGTTCGTCCAGAacctcgccctcttcctctgCAACTTCTTTGGATCCCACCTTAAC CTCATCGAAAACCTCCCGAACCGAGACTATCTCCTTCACGGACACTACTACCTCATCAGAATATCCCAGATCGACGATCGCGAAATCTTCAAGATCTGCCTCGACTACTGGCTCAAGCTGGTCCAGGAACTCTACGAAGAGATGCAGCAGCTGCCCATAACCGATCTGAACCCCCTCATggctgtcggcggcggcatgtcGGGCAGCGGCGCCCCGAACCCTACGCTCCTCATGAATTATCCCCTccgcaagcacaagtacaacgaGGTTCTGTCGAACCTGCGCGTCGTCATGATCGAGCGAATGGTTCGGCCCGAGGAAGTCTTGATCGTCGAAAACGACGAGGGAGAGATCGTTCGCGAGTTCGTCAAGGAAAGCGACACGGTTCAACTGTACAAGACCATCCGCGAATGCCTGGTCTACCTCACCCaccttgacgtcgtcgacaccgaAAACATCATGACGGAGAAGCTTGCCCGACAGGTGGACGGCTCCGAGTGGTCGTGGCACAACTGCAACGTCCTCTGCTGGGCCATCGGCTCCATCTCGCTGGCGATGAATGAAGAGACGGAAAAGCGattcctcgtcaccgtcattaAGGATCTTCTCGGCCTCACCGAGATGAAACGAGGCAAGGACAACAAGGCGGTCGTTGCTAGCAACATCATGTACATTGTCGGCCAGTATCCCCGCTTCCTCAAGGCCCACTGGAAGTTCCTCAAGACGGTTGTGAATAAGCTCTTCGAGTTCATGCACGAGTCTCACGAAG GTGTGCAGGACATGGCCTGCGACACTTTCATCAAGATCGCTCGCCAATGCCGGCGCCACTTTGTCGCGCTCCAGCCTAGTGAGCAGGAGCCGTTCATCGAGGAAATCGTCCGCAACATGGGAAAGATCACCTGTGATCTCACACCCCAGCAGGTGCACACCTTTTACGAAGCCTGCGGCTACATGGTTGCCGCCCAGGGAAACAAGCATCAGCAAGAGCGgctgctcgccgacctgATGAACATCCCCAACGCTGCCTGGGATGAAATCATCAAGCAGGCGACCGTCAACCCGTCCATTCTGCAAGACTCGGAGACCATCAAAGTCATCGGCAATATCATGAAGACCAACGTGTCGGCCTGCACCTCGGTCGGATCGTATTTCTACCCCCAGATTGGCCGCATTTATCACGACATGCTTCAGATGTATCGAGCCACGAGCACGCTGATCTCCGAAGCCGTCGGCAGAGATG GCGAGCTGGCGACGAAGATGCCCAAGGTCCGAGGCCTGCGCACCATCAAGAAGGAGATCTTGAAGCTCATCGAGACCTACGTCGAAAAAGCCGAGGACTTGGCTGCCGTTCGCGCCCAGATGGTTCCTCCGCTCCTGGACTCGGTCCTGGTTGACTACAACCGAAACGTGCCGGGCGCGCGCGATGCCGAAGTCTTGAAGGCCATGTCtaccatcatcaccaagcTCTCC GCTTTGATGGAGGATCAGGTCCCCACCATCATGGAGAATGTCTTCGAGTGCACGCTCGACATGATCAACAAGGACTTCTCCGAGTTTCCCGAGCATCGCGTTGAGTTCTTCAACCTGTTGCGGGCCATCAATCTCCACTGCTTCCCAG CCCTCTTGAAGCTCGATAACAACCAGTTCAAGTTTGTCATCGATTCGTGCTCGTGGGCTTTCAAGCACGATAACCGCGATGTCGAGGCGGCCGGATTGAACATGTGCTTGGAGCTCATCAACAACGTTGCCGACAAGACGGATGTCGCTACCGCCAATGCCTTTTTCCAACGCTTCTTTACCACCATCCTGCAGGATGTCCTCTTTGTGGTGACGGACAGTGACCACAAGGCTGGCTTCAAGACGCAGTCGATGCTTTTGATGAAGCTGTTCTATTTCATTCATCCTGCGGACGGCATGCAACCCAAGATCCAAGGGCCGATTTATATGCCAGATCAAGCACAGGCTGGAACGAGCAACAAGGAATTCCTCGGAAACTCTGTCGCGACGCTGCTCCGCAACGCTTTCCCCAACTTGCAGCC GACGCAAGTTAGCAGCTTCGTCGAGGGCCTGTTTAATTTCAACACCCAGTACGACAAGTTCCGACTGAACCTTCGGGATTTCTTGATCTCTCTCAAGGAATTTGCCGGCGACAACGCCGAGCTTTTCATCGTGGAAaaggagcagcaggagctTGATGCCAAAACTGCCGACATGGAGCGACGGCAAAAGGTTGGCGGTCTCCTCAAGCCATccgagctggacgacgacgaattGTGA
- a CDS encoding DEAD/DEAH box helicase, which translates to MTSGKVASKRDPRAWDALTPPLAEWILDAMSTMGFAKMTPVQAATLPQFLGNKDVVVEAVTGSGKTLSFLIPVVQRLLSVDAPTKRHHVGAIIVSPTRELAAQIHTVLQSLLKFHAPSAELLSCLQDDEQRPASSVPVVIPQLLVGGTTTTAQDLSFFLRNSPNLLISSPGRLVELLASPHVHCPQSSFEVLVLDEADRLLDLGFKQDLQRIISQLPKQRRTGLFSASVSEAVSEIIRVGLRNPVKIEVRVKMKDGGILEDRKTPASLKMAYMLTPASQKLPALSQLLDRLPVRPQRSIIFLSTCAAVDYFQHIVPQLLPSGFSVIPLHGKHPAKVREKNFQKFLTSVSSTILLTTDLASRGLDIPQVDLVVQVDAPSDPKVFIHRSGRAGRAGRKGLAVVMLHPGREEDYIRFLEVRKTPIIPLQKPEIRVSEHDVKAATEKIRTLARADRAVYDKAQKAFVSWVRSYCAHQATSIFRATDLNWADLANAWGLLRMPKMPELKGWEGDKTLGIEMDWDTFAYKDKAQETARQVALEAERSGETKSKAADAKRKRKQNEAWSSKLGQEEVRVERREKRRKKREAEKRMTMTEEEKVKQMELDELLAEIRKKNQAKPAASKGDEFEGFAD; encoded by the exons ATGACATCTGGAAAGGTCGCTTCGAAACGAGACCCCAGAGCATGGGACGCTCTGACGCCACCGCTCGCAGAATGGATCCTGGATGCCATGTCGACCATGGGCTTCGCCAAGATGACCCCGGTGCAGGCGGCCACTTTGCCCCAGTTCCTGGGCAAcaaggacgtcgtcgtcgag GCCGTAACCGGTAGCGGCAAGACCCTCTCCTTCTTGATACCCGTCGTCCAGAGGTTGCTGTCCGTCGACGCACCGACCAAACGACATCATGTCGGCGCCATCATTGTTTCGCCCACGCGGGAGCTCGCCGCTCAAATACACACCGTTCTCCAGTCCCTTCTAAAATTCCACGCCCCCTCCGCCGAGCTGCTGTCGTGTCTCCAAGATGACGAACAGCGACCTGCGTCCTCCGTACCGGTTGTCATCCcgcagctgctcgtcggAGGCACCACGACAACGGCGCAAGACCTGAGCTTCTTCCTGCGAAATAGTCCGAACCTGCTCATCTCATCTCCCGGGCGactcgtcgagctgctggcATCACCGCACGTCCACTGCCCCCAGTCCTCCTTTGAggtgctcgtcctcgacgaagccgacagGCTGCTTGATCTTGGCTTCAAGCAGGACCTACAAAGAATCATCTCGCAATTGCCGAAGCAAAGGCGCACCGGCTTGTTCAGCGCAAGCGTCAGCGAGGCTGTGAGCGAAATCATCCGCGTCGGCCTGCGAAACCCCGTAAAGATTGAAGTGCGGGTCAAGATGAAAGATGGCGGCATTCTCGAGGACAGAAAAACCCCTGCCAGTCTCAAGATGGCTTACATGCTCACACCGGCGAGCCAAAAACTTCCCGCCTTATCACAGCTTCTGGATCGGTTACCCGTCAGGCCACAGCGGAGCATCATCTTCTTGTCCAcgtgcgccgccgtcgactaTTTCCAACACATCGTACCCCAGCTACTTCCTTCTGGCTTTTCCGTCATTCCGCTTCACGGCAAGCATCCTGCGAAAGTGCGCGAAAAGAATTTTCAAAAGTTCTTGACCTCGGTTTCCTCCACAATTCTTTTGACAACAGACCTTGCCTCTCGAGGCCTCGACATTCCCCAGGTGGACCTCGTTGTGCAGGTTGATGCACCGTCGGACCCAAAAGTGTTTATACATCGCAGCGGAAGAGCCGGGAGAGCAGGTCGGAAGGGCTTGGCCGTGGTGATGCTGCATCCCGGAAGGGAGGAGGACTACATCAGATTCCTGGAAGTCCGCAAGACTCCCATAATTCCGCTGCAGAAGCCAGAGATACGTGTTTCGGAGCATGACGTCAAGGCGGCAACGGAAAAGATCCGGACACTTGCCCGAGCGGATAGAGCCGTCTATGACAAGGCTCAGAAGGCCTTCGTCAGCTGGGTCCGAAGCTACTGCGCCCACCAGGCGACGTCGATCTTTCGTGCCACGGACCTGAACTGGGCAGATCTTGCCAACGCCTGGGGTCTTCTTCGCATGCCCAAGATGCCGGAGCTCAAGGGGTGGGAAGGTGACAAGACGTTGGGGATAGAAATGGACTGGGACACGTTTGCGTACAAGGACAAGGCGCAAGAAACGGCGAGGCAGGTGGCCCTCGAAGCCGAGAGGTCAGGTGAGACGAAAAGCAAGGCCGCCGATGCGAAGAGAAAGCGAAAGCAGAACGAGGCCTGGAGCTCCAAGCTGGGCCAGGAGGAGGTGCGCGTCGAAAGGCGCGAGAAGCGACGGAAGAAGCGGGAGGCCGAAAAGAGGATGACCATGACCGAGGAAGAAAAGGTCAAGCAGATGGAGCtggacgagctgctcgccgaAATCAGGAAGAAGAACCAAGCCAAGCCGGCTGCGTCCAAAGGTGACGAGTTTGAGGGCTTTGCCGATTAG